Proteins co-encoded in one Thamnophis elegans isolate rThaEle1 chromosome 1, rThaEle1.pri, whole genome shotgun sequence genomic window:
- the C1H2orf66 gene encoding uncharacterized protein C2orf66 homolog, whose product MWKPLILVECTVLMATELPQGPPLKPEEVWKSLDNPRNRDLVNKTLEQSVIPVFLNIVCSRWIGITTTKFSFLKAQWFGVFENSRTSGIRLVDKHWNHKCHIVFRNFYGTYFSEREFTLGKFPNTFPVNNDKSNPVSFYMEPVASAFTDNEEKKNPFGNYLRS is encoded by the exons ATGTGGAAGCCGTTGATCTTGGTTGAGTGTACCGTCCTCATGGCAACAGAATTGCCTCAGGGTCCTCCATTAAAGCCAGAGGAAGTATGGAAATCTTTGGATAATCCCAGGAACAGAGATCTAGTAAATAAAACTTTGGAACAATCTGTTATACCAGTTTTTCTCAATATCGTATGCTCCAGATGGATTGGGATTACAACTACCAAATTCTCATTCTTAAAGGCGCAATGGTTTGGGGTGTTTGAGAACTCCAGGACATCTGGAATAAGGTTGGTTGATAAACATTGG aatCATAAATGTCATATAGTTTTTCGGAACTTTTATGGAACTTACTTTTCTGAGAGAGAGTTTACACTTGGAAAGTTCCCAAATACCTTCCCAGTGAACAATGACAAATCAAATCCAGTTTCTTTTTACATGGAACCGGTTGCTTCTGCATTTACAgataatgaagaaaagaaaaacccctttGGAAACTATCTCAGAAGCTGA